A stretch of the Chlorobiota bacterium genome encodes the following:
- a CDS encoding ATP-binding cassette domain-containing protein, with the protein MILIKDIYKSFSDSIKPLQGVNLNVNLSETLVLLGKSGSGKSVLLKCIVGLILPEYGSILVEDTEVVNAKLNVLNEIRKKVGYVFQSGALYDSLTVGENLAFPLEKTKGLNRAEIKDKVGYYLEQVGLPDKINTMPSELSGGQRKRIGVARTIITEPAYLLYDEPTTGLDPLTTKEIAELIIELQNKFNITSIVVTHDPYCLDIVADRVAFIDYGKIEFEGTKLEAQKSSIEFLKVFFGLGG; encoded by the coding sequence ATGATCTTAATCAAAGATATTTATAAGTCATTTTCAGATTCTATAAAACCACTTCAAGGAGTTAACTTAAATGTCAATTTAAGTGAGACTCTAGTTTTGCTTGGCAAGTCAGGTTCTGGTAAAAGTGTTCTGTTAAAATGTATTGTTGGTTTAATTCTTCCTGAATATGGTAGTATTTTGGTTGAAGATACCGAAGTTGTGAATGCAAAACTAAATGTGCTAAATGAAATTAGAAAAAAAGTTGGATATGTTTTTCAAAGTGGAGCATTGTATGATTCATTAACCGTTGGCGAAAATTTAGCATTTCCATTAGAGAAAACCAAAGGTTTAAATAGAGCTGAGATAAAAGATAAAGTAGGATATTATTTAGAACAAGTTGGCTTACCAGATAAAATTAACACAATGCCAAGTGAACTTTCTGGAGGACAGAGAAAAAGAATTGGTGTTGCTAGAACAATAATTACTGAACCTGCATATTTGCTTTATGATGAACCAACTACAGGGTTAGATCCATTAACAACTAAAGAAATTGCAGAGTTAATAATTGAATTGCAAAACAAATTTAACATAACTAGTATTGTTGTAACTCATGATCCTTACTGTTTGGATATTGTAGCAGACAGAGTTGCATTTATTGATTATGGAAAAATTGAGTTTGAAGGTACTAAATTAGAAGCCCAAAAAAGTTCTATCGAATTTTTAAAAGTTTTTTTTGGTTTAGGGGGATAA
- the bamD gene encoding outer membrane protein assembly factor BamD encodes MIICSCATTQDTTKKKTSEELFTEGKNYLDKEKFEDAKKIFESLTLMESNGDLADKAQFYLAESYFLNDEFKLATFHFNRLRALYPQSKYYSYSIFRTGESYEKSAPQYERDQQTLKYSIDQFKAFVQIFPNDALADSARKKIVSIRGVLAKKEIGVANHYIKVEEYKSAIIYLDKIIENYSDTEIYELAIKTKIECLKNLDEIVEAKKIAEKFLSEFPKSKLASEINSLIK; translated from the coding sequence TTGATTATTTGTTCTTGTGCAACAACTCAAGATACAACAAAGAAAAAAACATCTGAAGAATTATTCACAGAAGGAAAAAATTATCTTGATAAAGAGAAATTCGAAGATGCTAAAAAAATATTTGAGTCACTTACTTTAATGGAATCAAATGGAGATTTAGCAGATAAAGCACAGTTCTATTTAGCAGAAAGTTATTTTTTAAATGATGAATTTAAATTAGCAACATTCCATTTTAATAGGCTCAGAGCCCTTTACCCTCAAAGTAAATACTATTCTTATTCAATTTTCAGAACTGGAGAAAGTTATGAAAAATCTGCACCACAATATGAAAGAGATCAACAAACATTAAAATATTCAATAGATCAATTCAAAGCATTTGTACAAATATTTCCAAACGATGCATTGGCTGATTCAGCAAGAAAAAAAATTGTATCAATAAGAGGAGTATTAGCAAAAAAAGAAATTGGAGTTGCAAACCATTACATTAAAGTTGAAGAATACAAATCTGCAATAATATACCTTGATAAAATTATTGAAAATTATTCAGATACTGAAATTTATGAATTAGCAATTAAAACAAAAATTGAATGTTTGAAAAATTTAGATGAAATAGTTGAAGCAAAAAAAATTGCTGAAAAGTTTTTATCAGAATTTCCAAAAAGTAAACTTGCAAGTGAGATAAATTCTTTAATTAAATAA
- a CDS encoding acyl-CoA thioesterase codes for MNDLTPRIVTDSSVEMTELVLPNDTNQLGNLLGGRLMHWIDIAAALAAMRHSRRVCVTAYVDGMSFHEPIRLGQVVILKASVNRVFKTSMEIGVRVEMEDLKEGRCAHANSAYLTFVGLDENRKPVVAPSIIISNDDEKRRWEAAGIRRDARLLSDKKIKALK; via the coding sequence ATGAATGATTTAACACCAAGAATAGTTACTGATTCCTCAGTTGAAATGACTGAGTTGGTTTTACCGAATGATACAAACCAATTAGGTAATCTGCTTGGAGGGAGGCTGATGCATTGGATTGATATTGCTGCAGCATTAGCAGCTATGAGGCACAGTAGAAGAGTTTGTGTAACTGCTTATGTTGATGGCATGAGTTTTCATGAACCTATTAGATTAGGTCAAGTAGTAATTCTCAAAGCATCAGTAAATAGAGTTTTCAAAACATCAATGGAAATTGGGGTTAGGGTAGAAATGGAAGATTTAAAAGAGGGAAGATGTGCTCATGCAAATTCTGCTTATTTAACTTTTGTAGGATTAGATGAAAATAGGAAGCCAGTTGTTGCACCTTCAATTATTATTTCTAACGATGACGAAAAAAGAAGATGGGAAGCAGCAGGAATTAGAAGAGATGCCAGATTGTTAAGTGATAAAAAAATTAAAGCATTGAAATAA
- a CDS encoding ABC transporter permease, which produces MKKFLNIIGLFGEYVKFTIRFFATLFKPPLELGQILKHLDDLGSKSMQLALTANFILGFILALQSRPTMQKFGAGELVASMVTRSFTRELGPVITALMVAGRVASGIGAELGSMKVTEQIEAMECSGVDPFNYLVKTRIIALIILMPILTTLSDFVAIYGGYVAELINTRVSLRYYYSQVLSSLYFEDALPGIFKTVFFGMAIGIIGCYKGFNTKGGTEGVGKTTTSAVVVSSLWIILLDMILVQLTVTFIAVP; this is translated from the coding sequence ATGAAAAAGTTTTTAAATATTATCGGATTATTTGGTGAATATGTTAAGTTCACAATAAGGTTTTTTGCAACTTTGTTTAAACCTCCATTAGAACTAGGTCAAATTTTAAAACACTTAGATGATTTGGGATCTAAGTCAATGCAACTTGCATTAACTGCAAATTTCATTTTGGGATTTATTTTAGCATTACAATCAAGACCAACAATGCAGAAATTCGGTGCTGGAGAATTGGTTGCATCAATGGTAACTAGATCATTTACACGCGAATTAGGTCCTGTTATAACTGCATTGATGGTTGCAGGTAGAGTTGCTTCTGGAATAGGTGCTGAACTCGGCTCAATGAAAGTAACAGAGCAAATTGAAGCTATGGAATGCTCTGGCGTTGATCCATTTAATTACCTTGTAAAAACTAGAATAATTGCGTTGATAATTTTAATGCCAATCTTAACTACATTATCAGATTTTGTAGCTATATACGGTGGATATGTAGCGGAGTTAATTAATACTAGAGTTTCTTTAAGATACTATTACTCACAAGTTCTTTCATCATTATATTTTGAAGATGCTTTACCTGGTATATTTAAAACTGTTTTTTTTGGAATGGCAATTGGAATAATTGGATGTTATAAAGGATTTAATACCAAAGGAGGTACTGAAGGCGTAGGTAAAACTACAACTTCTGCTGTTGTTGTTAGCTCACTTTGGATTATTTTATTAGATATGATTTTAGTTCAGCTTACTGTTACTTTTATTGCAGTTCCTTAG